A window of Theileria equi strain WA chromosome 4 map unlocalized gcontig_1105471998858, whole genome shotgun sequence contains these coding sequences:
- a CDS encoding signal peptide containing protein (encoded by transcript BEWA_017360A), whose translation MKVLAVLWTICLMGLCHCGGDGKVDSSLFDLEEDEENGVPVIKLTVKNGGTTKKVQYDGKDVWSARTFGSPCSSAVLYMGQDRPTLAVIKKKDSTTYKYYNGKHWQKCNLYWHKNKLEALKERCNPTTPITLDFSNLYETKVTVHTKDGDDFEHKLYLPKNGSNVRSIVDAGVPVWEAKEIDHKCCFARSFKKGDHTLLVMTVRNDYGHTDQYFEKVGETWNEVDEKGFDDKFIPLMGGSVTYGTLDLASPDESRIVTRIEEKNGVWKHMYGMGDCLVTSVVDGGALIWTSSGNEKCTLAEVSSKGGFSLAMIYIPTSWSLRNECFERNADGEWTPIDKEEYKSKLQDMKNGATRQSTKESSKAPKNLTVRS comes from the coding sequence ATGAAGGTTCTAGCTGTACTGTGGACAATATGTCTAATGGGACTCTGCCACTGTGGAGGTGATGGCAAGGTAGACTCATCACTCTTCGatcttgaagaagatgaggaaaATGGTGTCCCAGTTATCAAACTGACTGTAAAGAATGGTGGTACAACCAAGAAGGTACAGTATGATGGGAAAGACGTTTGGTCAGCTCGAACATTCGGCTCCCCTTGCTCTTCTGCAGTGCTGTATATGGGCCAAGATAGACCTACCTTGGCCGTtataaagaaaaaggaCTCAACCACATACAAATACTATAATGGTAAACACTGGCAGAAATGTAATCTGTATTGGCATAAAAATAAACTTGAGGCTCTAAAGGAGAGATGTAATCCTACTACTCCTATTACCCTTGATTTTTCTAATCTATATGAAACAAAAGTAACCGTACACACTAAGGACGGTGATGACTTTGAGCACAAGCTATATcttccaaagaatggtagTAATGTGAGATCTATTGTTGATGCCGGAGTTCCTGTTTGGGAGGCTAAGGAGATTGATCATAAGTGTTGCTTCGCTAGGTCTTTTAAAAAGGGAGATCATACGCTCCTTGTCATGACTGTAAGGAATGACTATGGTCACACCGAtcaatattttgagaaagttggTGAAACATGGAATGAGGTCGATGAAAAAGGATTTGATGATAAGTTTATACCACTGATGGGAGGATCTGTAACATATGGtactcttgatcttgcCAGTCCAGATGAATCTAGGATAGTTACTAGGATAGAGGAAAAAAATGGAGTATGGAAACATATGTATGGAATGGGTGATTGCCTTGTTACTTCTGTTGTTGATGGCGGGGCTTTGATTTGGACATCTTCTGGAAATGAGAAATGCACACTTGCAGAAGTATCATCAAAGGGTGGATTTTCACTAGCTATGATTTATATTCCCACTAGTTGGAGTCTGAGGAATGAGTGTTTTGAAAGGAATGCCGATGGTGAATGGACTCCCATtgataaggaagagtataaGAGTAAGCTACAGGATATGAAAAATGGAGCGACAAGGCAGTCTACCAAAGAATCTTCT
- a CDS encoding hypothetical protein (encoded by transcript BEWA_017350A), whose protein sequence is MGNRQLYCCRCDKHTVTRSVTIKKLHVPAVPTVEYYKHTINSGQLARIRYYFDGVGTDPRNTNNPKTRRRIKSTEFNFPMDSVKAVYALYSGGNPVLIYLDYDGKNGVKGWYQKPTNDSNDNGDEDWTKVPDAPRNIQPETINNCTNWNKLVTALNKAGGCNPLRECTAPTQPLLPPPAGPQGGGPQPGSGVVQDHAASQHGRGAQNKGDTDTDSTTGGANDPAEDTAGDSSLQGTPQGDPQPGGGAGGTQGNQADVSITSGDQDGSTAEASIGAPKVDPAPPAPPRTEPFLDPATAGYFFASGGTALATGATILAVLGASGSITGFAYWISQRFAGEPWVRQI, encoded by the coding sequence ATGGGTAATAGACAGCTATATTGTTGCCGTTGCGATAAGCATACTGTGACAAGGAGTGTTACTATTAAGAAACTTCATGTTCCAGCTGTCCCTACTGTTGAGTACTACAAGCACACCATTAATAGTGGACAGCTTGCAAGGATAAGGTACTACTTTGACGGTGTAGGTACTGATCCCAGGAATACTAACAATCCCAAGACaagaagacgtataaagtCTACTGAGTTTAACTTTCCCATGGATAGTGTCAAGGCTGTCTATGCATTATACTCCGGAGGAAACCCTGTTCTTATTTATCTGGattatgatggaaaaaatggTGTTAAAGGATGGTACCAGAAGCCTACTAATGATAGTAATGATAATGGCGACGAAGATTGGACAAAAGTCCCCGATGCTCCTCGAAACATACAACCAGAAACAATTAATAACTGCACCAACTGGAACAAACTCGTAACTGCACTAAATAAGGCTGGTGGATGTAACCCCTTGAGAGAATGCACTGCTCCTACTCAACCTCTACTGCCACCTCCTGCTGGACCTCAAGGTGGAGGTCCTCAACCTGGATCTGGTGTAGTACAAGACCATGCTGCTAGTCAACATGGTAGAGGAGCTCAAAATAAAGGTGATACTGATACTGattctactactggagGGGCTAATGATCCTGCTGAGGATACTGCTGGTGACTCATCTCTCCAAGGTACTCCTCAAGGTGATCCTCAACCTGGAGGGGGTGCTGGAGGAACTCAGGGTAACCAAGCTGATGTTAGTATAACTAGTGGAGATCAAGATGGATCTACTGCTGAAGCTTCTATTGGAGCTCCTAAAGTTGATCCTGCTCCTCCAGCTCCCCCTCGTACTGAACCTTTTCTTGACCCTGCTACTGCTGGATACTTTTTTGCTAGTGGTGGTACTGCTCTTGCAACAGGAGCTACTATTCTCGCTGTTCTTGGTGCTTCAGGCTCCATTACTGGGTTTGCTTACTGGATTTCCCAACGCTTTGCCGGAGAACcatgggttagacaaatatga
- a CDS encoding hypothetical protein (encoded by transcript BEWA_017340A) translates to MAEEVIIELKNKPPIDTTTYQASTSAGGGNVKITVERTTHPLGSDFLKYEHTLQTKGEFILKEIQDNGGKIDVIGLKDVPRVTSVSAYYWSHENGTQIPSKALLVQVTTTDPKVTKYYANRKNDGGGNEWVGLCQLSQPNLIPGGIERN, encoded by the coding sequence ATGGCGGAAGAAGTAATCATTGAGCTTAAAAACAAGCCACCTATAGATACTACTACATATCAAGCAAGTACTTCTGCCGGAGGTGGTAATGTTAAAATTACCGTCGAAAGAACCACTCACCCTCTTGGATCTgacttcctcaagtatGAGCATACTCTACAGACTAAAGGAGAGTTTATATTAAAGGAAATCCAGGATAATGGTGGCAAAATCGATGTTATTGGACTTAAAGATGTTCCTAGGGTAACCTCAGTTTCCGCTTATTACTGGAGCCATGAAAATGGTACTCAGATACCTAGTAAGGCTCTCTTGGTACAAGTCACCACCACTGATCCTAAGGTAACCAAGTACTATGCCAATAGAAAGAATGATGGTGGTGGTAATGAGTGGGTTGGACTCTGTCAACTTTCTCAACCTAATCTCATCCCCGGTGGCATTGAAAGGAACTAG